In Tenrec ecaudatus isolate mTenEca1 chromosome 4, mTenEca1.hap1, whole genome shotgun sequence, a single window of DNA contains:
- the LOC142445918 gene encoding olfactory receptor 2AT4 — translation METTNCNGSVDASPVFYLVGIPSLPQSFFLPVFFIFLLFYLLILMGNALILLAVAAEPRLHTPMYFFLLNLSTLDILFTTTTVPKMLSLFLLGDHFLSFPSCLLQMYLFQSFTCSEAFILVVMAYDRYVAICRPLHYPVHMTPQTNAALAASAWLTALLLPIPAVVKTSQMAYNSIAHIYHCFCDHLSLVQASCSDTTPQTLMGFCIAMVVSFLPLLLVLLSYARILASVLRIKSREGRSKAFSTCSSHLLVVGTYYTSIAIAYVAYRAELPLDFHIMGNVAYAILTPILNPLIYTLRNKDVKAAIIKIICFKTQAGIGAVA, via the coding sequence ATGGAGACCACAAACTGTAACGGATCAGTGGATGCCTCACCTGTGTTCTACCTGGTGGGCATCCCTTCTCTGCCACAGTCcttcttcctccctgtgttttttatttttctcctcttctaCCTGCTCATCCTCATGGGTAACGCCCTGATCCTGCTGGCTGTGGCGGCCGAGCCCCGcctgcacacacccatgtacttcttcctgctcaacctctccaccctggacATCCTCTTCACCACAACCACTGTCCCCAAGATGCTGTCCCTATTCCTGCTTGGGGACCACTTCCTCAGCTTTCCTTCCTGCTTACTGCAGATGTACCTCTTTCAAAGCTTTACCTGCTCAGAGGCCTTCATCCTGGTGGTCATGGCCTacgaccgctatgtggccatctgccgCCCACTGCACTACCCTGTCCACATGACCCCGCAGACCAATGCTGCGCTGGCAGCGAGTGCCTGGCTCACCGCCCTCCTCCTGCCCATCCCAGCAGTCGTGAAAACATCGCAGATGGCATATAACAGCATTGCCCACATTTACCACTGCTTCTGTGACCACTTGTCTCTGGTCCAAGCCTCCTGCTCTGACACCACCCCCCAGACCCTCATGGGCTTCTGCATTGCCATGGTGGTGTCTTTCCTGCCCCTGCTCCTGGTGCTTCTCTCCTATGCCCGCATCCTGGCCTCGGTCCTTCGCATCAAGTCCCGAGAAGGGCGCTCAAAAGCCTTCTCCACCTGCAGTTCCCACCTCCTGGTGGTCGGCACCTACTACACATCCATCGCCATAGCCTACGTGGCCTACAGGGCCGAGCTGCCCCTCGACTTCCACATCATGGGCAATGTTGCGTATGCCATTCTCACCCCTATCCTCAACCCCCTCATCTACACCCTGAGGAACAAGGATGTCAAAGCTGCCATCATCAAAATCATATGTTTTAAGACTCAGGCTGGGATAGGAGCTGTTGCCTAG